Part of the Virgibacillus necropolis genome, AACTACCTCTTCAGATGGGTGGATAGCTCTACTCGCTGGTGGAATAATTTCAGTAATCATTATGTGGTTGTTGGCTAAGTTCGTCATTGGATTTCCAAATCAATCCCTTTTCACATACTCATCAACCATTCTTTCAAAGCCGGTGGCAGTCGTTATCTCGTTATTATTTGCTGTAATTTTTATAAATGTTACCGCATTTGAGGTTCGTAAAATTGCTGATATTTCAAAGCAATATTTGTTTGATCAAACGCCTGTCGAGGTGATTGCACTTAGTTTTTTACTTATTGTTGTGTACGCTGTTTCAGGCTCTAGAGTAGGGTTATTTCGATTAAACATGATGTTCTTACCTATTATTCTTTTTATTACTCTAGTTGTTTTTGTATTTAATATAGGGGGCTTTGATGCAAATCAATTGTTACCCATGTTTGAAACAGACATACCGGGATATCTAAAGGGGCTCCAGACGGGAACGTTAAGTTATGTAGGATTTGTCATTGTTTTATTTTATGTTGGACTAGTGGAAAATCCTAAGAAAACTCCTAAGATGGCTGCAATTGGAATGTCTATACCCATTGTTTTGTATTTGCTGCTTTTTATTACGTGTATTGGGGTATTTGGCCACGCGGTAACATCTAATCTACTTTATCCAACTATTGAGTTAGCTAAGAACGTAGTAATACCAGGTGGATTTTTTGAACGATTTGAGTCTGTCTTTTTTGTTGTCTGGATTATGGCCATCTTTAATACAACTTCAATGGCATTAGATATCGCTGTAATGTCACTTAACTCTATTTTTAAGCATACAAAAAAGGTCAAAATCATCTTCCTGCTAGCTCCGATTGTATATAGCATAAGCATGTTTCCGCAAGACATAATCGAGGTAGAATCATACGGATCAATTCTTTTTAATACAGCATTAATTTACAGCCTTTTCATTCCATTGGTTCTGTTTGTTGTTGCTAAATTAAGGGGAGTGAAGCGAGTTGGAAAATAGTTGGAGATTTTAAAAAAAGATCGCCACATGACGATCCTCTTTTTAAAACTTGCGCTGGTTAGACTATATAACAAGTTCAACCTAATAACTGAACCCTCTATTTTACTTACGGTCAAACCCAACTAATGGAACGATTGCATCCTCTGGTACACCGCCTTCACGCTCCATCAGATGATTAACGGTAAGACTTTGTTTTTCTGGATGAAGAATTTCAGCAGATAAGACATTACCGATAACAATTAGGAAATCGCGGTTATCTAAAATTTGTGAGACTTCACAATCAAAATAAGCTTGTGCGTTTTTTAAGATTGGACATCCAGTTT contains:
- a CDS encoding GerAB/ArcD/ProY family transporter, producing the protein MKSFEYGDEKISDREIMIAVPSYVIGVGILSLPRGLAVATTSSDGWIALLAGGIISVIIMWLLAKFVIGFPNQSLFTYSSTILSKPVAVVISLLFAVIFINVTAFEVRKIADISKQYLFDQTPVEVIALSFLLIVVYAVSGSRVGLFRLNMMFLPIILFITLVVFVFNIGGFDANQLLPMFETDIPGYLKGLQTGTLSYVGFVIVLFYVGLVENPKKTPKMAAIGMSIPIVLYLLLFITCIGVFGHAVTSNLLYPTIELAKNVVIPGGFFERFESVFFVVWIMAIFNTTSMALDIAVMSLNSIFKHTKKVKIIFLLAPIVYSISMFPQDIIEVESYGSILFNTALIYSLFIPLVLFVVAKLRGVKRVGK